From the Amia ocellicauda isolate fAmiCal2 chromosome 12, fAmiCal2.hap1, whole genome shotgun sequence genome, the window caaagcacacagccagaaCTACACCAGAGCGGCTGAGGAAAAAGAAGATAAATATCTTTGAGTGCCCCAGTCAGAGCCCTGGCCTAAATCTAATCAGACATTTTTGGCACGacttgctgtccatcaacgctcCCCAAGGAACCAGACAGAGCTGGAAGAGTTTTGTAAAGCAGAATGGTCAATATTGCCAAGTCTAGGTGTGCAGAGTTAGTAGACATtgatcccaacagactcacagctgtgattgctgccaaaggtgcttccaccaggtattaactcaggggggtggagacAAATCCAATTATGATATACAGTttcgttttttaatatattatgtttttcacAAATATTTTTGTCCCACTttaacagtgtggagtgtggtgtgtagataagtggaacaAAATCCTCATTCCTATGAAACTCTGCGGCACTGACACAACAGTGTGAAATAAAAGTTCAAGGGGCTGTAGATTGACCGGTGTAGAcgggcactgtgtgtgtgtatgtatatatactgtatatatatatatatatatatatatatatatatatatatacaccgatcagtcataacattatgaccactgacaggtgaagtgaataacactgataatctcgttatcatggcacctgtcagtgggtgagatatattaggcagcaagtgaacatgttgtcctcaaagttgatgtgttagaagcaggaaaaatgggcagcgtaaggatctgagtgactttgacaagggccaaattgtgatggctagacgactgggtcagaacatctccaaaactgcagctcttgtggggtgtttctagtCTGCAGTGGTcggtacctatcaaaagtggtccaaggaaggaaaagcgctgaactggcgacagggtcatgggcggccaagactcactgatgcacgtggggagcgaaggctggcccgtgtggtccgatccaacagacgagctactgtagctcaaattgctgaaaaagtgaatgctggttctggtagaaaggtgtcagaacacacagtgcatcgcagtttgttgtgtatggggctgcgtagccgcagaccagtcagggtgctcgtgctgacccctgtccactgctgaaagcacctacaatgggcacgtcaGCATCACaattggaccacggagcaatggaagaaggtggcctggtctgatgaatcatgttttcttttacatcacgtggatggtcGGGTGCGTGTGCATAGCtcacctggagaacacatggcaccaggatgcactatggggaGAAGGCGAGCCGGCAGAGGCGGTGTGATGCTTTGGGAAATGTTCTGCTGGgtaaccttgggtcctgccattcatgtggatgttacctTGAcatgtaccacctacctaagcattgttgcagaccatgtacaccctttcatggaaacagtattccctgatggcattggcctctttcagcaggataatgcgccctgccacaaagcaaaaatgtttCAGGAATgaacaacgagttcaaggtgttgacttggcctccaaattccccagatctcaattcaatcgagcatctgtgggatgtgttggACAAACAGGtacgatccatggaggccccacctcgcaacttacaggacttaaaggatctgctgctaacgtcttggtgccagataccacagcacaccttcagaggtctagtggagtccattccttgacgggtcagggctgtcttggcggcaaaagggggacctacacaatattaggcaggtggtgtatatatatatatatatacagtaaagtATAGTAAAGTAAAAGTACTTTCAATTACAgttaaaaatatgattaaaaatatatatcgaTTGATGATTTTGTCTATGTAATAAACCACTCTCTTAATTAAACTGAGGGAAGAGAGAAATGTCCttctttgaatatatatatatataaatatataaatgaatgtatacaACTGATGGAATATTGGAGCGGTTGACGTAAACACTTAACATTTCCCATCATTGACACAAAGCATGTGACTCATGTGTCGTTGTCACGCTGGCTGAACATGCCTGTGCTGAACCAGGACAGCGCGTTCACAGACAGCACTGCGCTGAACCTCCTGGAAGGTGACGCCCCATGTACAGCGGCACCGGGAGAGTGGGCTGGTCCTGGCAGTGCTGAGGCTCCCGGTGTGGCCCCGCACTCAGAGGTCAGAACAGCAGTAGCTGTTTATGTCAGATCTCAGGATCAATACCTTTGCCCTGTATTAGCAGAACATGGGGTCAGCCAAGACAATCACCCCAGAGTGGGGCAAGAGGCAGCCCTTTAGCAATCATTAACCCGCCGGGGGCTGGGGCTCTGCACACGGGTAAACAGTGAGTCAGCCCGCTCTGTCTGCAAGGGCTTCAAATTGGATAGAGGACCCACCAGCCGCCACATTTCAGCGTGCTTGCACACAGCTCCAGAATCATGGCACCGATCCGGCTCGCCTGCGCCATGCTGCTCGTCCTCGCCTCGGCCAGGGTAGGGCTCTCTGGCTCCGTCTGCATCATGTGTACCCGAGAGGGGGATGCGggctgttttgatttgtttgtgtttttacagTTATTTCAGTACCACCCGTAAGACATAGTTGCAATAGAAATACGTGTTTCTGAATATTCTGGAAAGCAATGTATTTAGAATGCAAAACTGTACAACTGAACACTGAAGTGCTCGCTTTATACACATATGGAATACTTTTGCATTTAAAGCTAGAACTTCAAGGTTCAAGTTTAGGAAATAATGATAAGTTGCACACGAAGAACAGAGAAAAATTAATGACATGCTTTGCCCATACCGATATGAACAAGCTgctcattagtattattactgTTGTGGTGGTTCTTGTTGTGATGTTTTTAGTTTACCTGTATTTCTCGTTGTTTTACAAGTTGTTGGATCTCtttggtttctttttcttttcttttgttttctttcttgggGGGTTAAGGGAAAATGTTTTGATAATGAATTTACAATTTGAATGTTCACCTTTCTTCACCCCCCTTTCATCAGCTTTAGTCAAATATATGTtagttatgtatttgttatgcaTCACTCACTCAAATCaaattgtgtttattgttatgaaatatatgtatttatatattggaatcttttttaaatgttcaattcACTGCTGACACTCTGAGCATGCTGAAAGCCCTATAGTCACCTCAGACTACCAACACCACAGGAATAGAAATCATTCCCGGGGAAAATAGGAAATCGATATCTATTAGTAAATGACAAAGTTTTTGTATCGAgagttaacattttcacaagaATCAGTGTTTTGGACTTGATGCAAACACCTGCTGaggggactgtgtgtgtgtgatatcaAAATGGTAAaaggggcttttttttttctcaggccAACTCAGAGTTTGCAGAAACCGGTGCCTCTGGGAGAGGAACCCGTCCTGTCCAGCAGAACCTTAAAGCAGCATCGACCGGCTGTACCATCGAGTCACTGTGGCCCATCTGCACCGATGAGGAATGGGTGAGTTTCACCCCTTGGGTCTGGGGTCCTTATTGTGTTCTCGGCATTAATTAAAGTACAGTCACTAATTCCATTCAGGGAACTCCGTTTTTTTTTATGGTCTTATCGCTCTGACTGGTGCACGCAGGTTCTCAAACATTGAAGTAAATAAAGCGTGCAGTGCTGGAAATTAGAAAAAATGATTAATCTGAGTGTTTCTCGATTTTAAAACACAACTAGAAACAATACTGGATTAGAACTGTCTGCAGAGCAGGAGTTTCTGAAATGCGGCTCTGTGGTGTGGATTGTGTTCAGTGATTTGCAAAATGCACAACTAATCCTGCGCCCGATCTAATCGcctcctgtctgtctgtttgttttgttctttttaggGTCCAAAATGCCCATCTGGCTGCAGACTTCAGGGTCTCCTGTCCAAGACTGATGAGGATTTTGCTAAGAAAATTGATCGGATCCGCAAACTCCTCGACGAAAACAGGACCAAATACAGATCCACTGATGAGCTGACCAAGACCACCTATACCTTCCTGAGGGACCGACTCGTCACAGACTCAGGCAAGACACACAGCCCACTATTTATGGCCAGTtaagacacaggacagtacccTGACCCGCACTGTGACTCTTTGACAAGTGACATGTCACTTGTGATCGGTGGTATCGCACTGCATGTTTCATTTTGTAAATCTTATACAACGAACACGAGAGCACTGCTCTGGAGTCCAGCCCTGGCGAGACAGGGACCTGTCTGTATAACACTGGGATGCCAGGTTAACAATCTCCTTCataaaagatgaaaaacaaaagcctgaataaatacatacatacatacatcaatcaatcaatagcGGTAAATTAAGCAGAAAGCTAAAAGCTGGTGTAAATATGTCTCCAGTCAAGGGCTAATAATCACATGAATCGTTTAGCTCGTAATTGAGTCCACTCTGTGACTGAGAGCTGGGCTGAAATGAAACTCAGTGAACTCTGTTGACATCTAGGCTCAGGATTACAGACTATTGTTGCTTCCCATGTGTTGACATTTGCTGTGATGTGCCAATTTGAGTGTCTCCTATTTATCCTTATTAAATTGTATCTGTCTCCCTTTCCCTTCACAGGAAATGACAACAGGTTCATGTCTCTGGCAGACCAGCTCCGTCAGAGGATCATCAGCATGAAGCTGAAAATCGACGACCAGTCCAGCAAACTGGTGGCCCTGAAGAGGCGGGTCCAggaacaggttactgaaatgcATCGACTGGAGGTAATGTCTCTCTGCTGAATTGCTGTATTGTTGAATTgctgaattgcttaattgcttaATAGCTTACAGTGTGCAAGTTCAGCCTCCATTTGCACAAGACAAACCAGTATTCCCCATTTAGAGAAGCTGTTGCAGACCAGACCATGACCATGGCCATGTGGCCAGACATGAGAAAAACAGTGAGAAGAATCAAAAATGTTGTCTAGAACACTCATTGATGTTTAAGaatatatttgcataattttaatataatgaAGGATCTTTCTAAAGCATTGAAAGAGAGTCATATTTTCTGCACTTTAGATAATCTTTCCACCTCTTGTGTCTTGTGTTTTTGGGTGTTCTTGTAAGGTTGATATTGACATAAAAATCCGTGCCTGCAAAGGCTCCTGTGAGAGCTCCTACCAGTACACAGTGGACCGGGACAGCTATACCACCCTGGAGAAGCAACTCTCCAACCTAGACAGCATCAGCTTGCAGAGTGTGGAGACTGTCAGCTCCCTGAGAGTCATGAAGATGAGGCGCCTCAAGGAGGACGGGCCAGGCTCCAGTATCTACAAGTCTGTGCCTGTGGAGGGTGGCGAACAGCAAAAAACCTTCTTCTCTGACGTGGAGAAGATCAGCCTCTCCCTGGAAGCTGGAGACACGAGCTCAAAGGGGGGCTCGTCGGTTAAGTACACCCCAGGTACGGAGAAGCTTCTGTCTGGCAGCAAAGACGACACCGTGACGTCATCCTCAGGCTCGAGtgtcaccacacacacacatgtagttAAGTGCACCAAAACCATTACCAAGAAAACGACCGTCACCAAAGACGGCACCGTGGAAACCATGGAGGTGGTAGGGGCCAGCCCAGAATGTGACAGGTTTAGTGGCGTTGACGATGCCACACTCCTTGCCTCAGCCAAAGAGGGCAAGGGTCTGTCGGACGGGTTTACAATGAAAGTTAGTGGATCCTCTGGAGGCGTAGACAGCATTTCTGAAAGGTTCCCTGAATTTGATCACTTCTTCACGGGGCATGGCTCCAGCACGAGCAGAGACCTGGGGGGGGGCAGCACCACATTCACCACCTTTTCCGAACACACTGACCAGCCGTCGAGAGTCGTCAAGACCGTGACGCACACCAGCGGCAGGGGAGACGGCCCGGCCGATGTCGATTTCCTTAACCTGGGCCACACTGGCGACGGCGACTTCCACACCGACTTTTTCCCCAGCGGCGTGCCCGGGGGCGTGAAGGAAAGCTCCTCGTCCTACAccaagaccaccgtggtgaGCAGTGGGGGGACCAAGGGAAGTCAGATGTTCATGGGCGACGACCTGGGCCCCTTCATGCGGGGCTATAGCGAGGACGACGAGCCCGACTTCCATGCCCGCAGCCTGAAGAGGGAGAAGGTGAAGCTGCAGAGAGATTACATCGGGACAGGTAAACACGCTGCATGCTTATTTTAGATGCCTGATGAGATTGATCTCAGCATTCTGAGAAGTGTTTCAATGAGGCACATCTGGACCTTTACCTTGATAGCAATATCTCAGACTGTGCTCCCTATTGCCCTGTAGGTcttaacaaaatgaataaatcctTCTCTTAAAGCTTAACCGGTTGTGTGGAAAGGCGTGTAATGACACCTGAATGGTCATAATCGACTGATGACTGATGTGAGGTATTGATCGGCCTCTCTTTCCCCAGAACTTGAGAATAAGCACATATCATATAGATGGTTGTGTCActcttgtgtttgtgtgtgttggacCTGCTGTCCACCAGCGCGTGCCTCTAACTGTCCCGTGTGACTGATCTGATTTCAGACTGTGACGATGTTCGGCAGAAGCACGAGTCCGGTCACAAGAGCGGCCTGTTCAAGATCAGACCCGAGGGCACCAAGGTCGTGAAAGAGGTCTACTGCGACCAGGACACACTGCTGGGAGGCTGGGCTCTGGTGCAGCAGAGGATGGATGGCTCGGTGGACTTCAACAGGACCTGGGCGGAGTACCGGCGCGGCTTCGGTGCCGTGGACGAGAAAGGCGTGGGCGAGGTCTGGCTGGGAAACGAGTTCCTCCACCTACTGACCCAAAAGGAGAGCCTCCTCCGAGTGGAGCTGGAGGACTGGGAGGGCCACGAGGCCTACGCCGAGTACACCCTGAGCGTCGGCCCCGAGTCCGAGGGCTACCTGCTGAAAGTGTCCAGCTACAGCGGGGACGCCGGGGACGCCCTGATCCGGGGTCAGCCAGACATGGGCCAGTTCTTATCGCACAACAACATGAAGTTCAGCACGTACGACAGAGACAGCGACAAGTGGGAGGAGAACTGCGCCGAGATGTACGGGGGTGGCTGGTGGTACAATAACTGCCGGTCGGCCAATCTCAATGGCGTGTATTACACCGGCGGCCAGTACGACCCGGGTACGAAAGTCCCCTATGAAATCGAGAACGGGGTGGTCTGGCTGTCCTTCAAACCTGCCGACTACTCACTCAAGGTGGTCCGAATGAAAGTACGCCCGATGGAAACTCAGTGAGAAAATGTTCTGTGGGTTTGTTTCGATCCTCTGGTGGATCTGAAGCAGCATGTCTGATTCAGTGCTGCACGCTGAGAGCTGAGAGCACACTTCTCTTGTAGCACTCTTTCAATAAACTTCCCTTTAACTCATATTCATGAAtctgtgtatttttttcttcatcagggTTAAACACCACATCTGCCTGAAAAAATATACATCAGTGTGAAATAATTTTCATTATTCCAGGGAGTCTTTTTGGCTTTTGGTAGAATGG encodes:
- the fga gene encoding fibrinogen alpha chain codes for the protein MAPIRLACAMLLVLASARANSEFAETGASGRGTRPVQQNLKAASTGCTIESLWPICTDEEWGPKCPSGCRLQGLLSKTDEDFAKKIDRIRKLLDENRTKYRSTDELTKTTYTFLRDRLVTDSGNDNRFMSLADQLRQRIISMKLKIDDQSSKLVALKRRVQEQVTEMHRLEVDIDIKIRACKGSCESSYQYTVDRDSYTTLEKQLSNLDSISLQSVETVSSLRVMKMRRLKEDGPGSSIYKSVPVEGGEQQKTFFSDVEKISLSLEAGDTSSKGGSSVKYTPGTEKLLSGSKDDTVTSSSGSSVTTHTHVVKCTKTITKKTTVTKDGTVETMEVVGASPECDRFSGVDDATLLASAKEGKGLSDGFTMKVSGSSGGVDSISERFPEFDHFFTGHGSSTSRDLGGGSTTFTTFSEHTDQPSRVVKTVTHTSGRGDGPADVDFLNLGHTGDGDFHTDFFPSGVPGGVKESSSSYTKTTVVSSGGTKGSQMFMGDDLGPFMRGYSEDDEPDFHARSLKREKVKLQRDYIGTDCDDVRQKHESGHKSGLFKIRPEGTKVVKEVYCDQDTLLGGWALVQQRMDGSVDFNRTWAEYRRGFGAVDEKGVGEVWLGNEFLHLLTQKESLLRVELEDWEGHEAYAEYTLSVGPESEGYLLKVSSYSGDAGDALIRGQPDMGQFLSHNNMKFSTYDRDSDKWEENCAEMYGGGWWYNNCRSANLNGVYYTGGQYDPGTKVPYEIENGVVWLSFKPADYSLKVVRMKVRPMETQ